One window of the Puntigrus tetrazona isolate hp1 chromosome 13, ASM1883169v1, whole genome shotgun sequence genome contains the following:
- the chata gene encoding choline O-acetyltransferase isoform X1, producing the protein MPVLKREQARDAGDPSGLPKLPVPPLQQTLDMYLKCMSHLIPEEQFKKTKAIVEKFGAPDGMGELLQKKLLERSENKANWVYDYWLEDMYLSNRLALPVNSSPVMVFPKQNFRTQSDTLRFAAHLISGVLEYKSLIDGRALPVDYARGQLAGTPLCMDQYNKVFTSYRLPGPKMDTLVAQKSTVMPEPEHIIVACKNQFFVLDVVINFRRLNEKDLYTQLERIRKMADIEEERLPPIGLLTSDGRTQWAEARSVLIKDSTNRDSLDMIERCLCLVCLDEPSATELTDTNRALLMLHGGGADKNGGNRWYDKPMQFVIGADGCCGVVCEHSPFEGIVLVQCTEYLLRYMRGSPSKLVRAASMSELPAPRRLRWKCSPDIQTFLMASADKLQRLVKNLDMNVNTFTGYGKEFIKKQKMSPDAYIQVALQFTFYRCHGHLVPTYESASIRRFQEGRVDNIRSSTPEALAFVKAMANNSKIADAEKMELLCSAIKAQTNYTILAITGMAIDNHLLGLREIAKELNLEKPELFSDTTYTTSIHFILSTSQVPTTEEMFCCYGPVVPNGYGACYNPQTDHILFCVSSFHDSAETSSDLFVKTLEGCLKEMQDLCIKSNTEANPNDTKERMDGTTKVTKNGRKS; encoded by the exons ATGCCCGTTTTGAAAAGAGAGCAAGCGAGAGACGCAGGAGATCCAAGT GGCCTCCCGAAGCTCCCAGTGCCACCCTTACAGCAAACACTGGACATGTACCTAAAGTGCATGAGTCACCTAATACCAGAGGAGCAGTTCAAAAAAACTAAGGCGATTGTAGAGAAATTTGGAGCGCCTGATGGGATGGGAGAATTACTTCAGAAAAAGCTACTGGAGAGAAGCGAAAATAAGGCCAATTGG GTGTATGACTACTGGCTTGAAGACATGTATTTGAGCAACAGATTAGCACTACCGGTCAACTCCAGTCCTGTGATGGTCTTTCCCAAGCAGAACTTCAGGACTCAAAGTGACACCCTCAG ATTTGCTGCCCATCTTATTTCAGGTGTATTAGAGTATAAATCCCTTATAGATGG ACGTGCCCTCCCTGTAGACTATGCTCGTGGGCAGCTGGCCGGGACGCCTCTGTGTATGGATCAGTACAACAAGGTCTTCACCTCCTACCGTCTGCCGGGGCCAAAAATGGACACTTTAGTGGCTCAGAAGAGCACGGTTATGCCCGAACCCGAACACATAATAGTGGCTTGTAAGAATCAG TTTTTTGTTCTCGATGTGGTGATAAACTTTCGtcggttgaatgaaaaagaccTTTACACTCAACTGGAGCGAATCAGAAAGATGGCAGACATCGAAGAGGAGCGTCTGCCTCCGATCGGTCTTCTCACATCAGATGGCAGAACACAGTGGGCCGAAGCTCGCAGTGTGCTGATCAAAG ATTCTACCAACAGGGACTCTCTGGACATGATTGAGCGCTGtctgtgtctggtgtgtttgGACGAGCCGTCTGCCACTGAACTGACTGATACCAACCGAGCTTTACTGATGCTCCACGGAGGGGGGGCAGACAAAAATGGGGGCAATCGCTGGTATGACAAGCCCATGCAg TTTGTAATAGGTGCAGATGGGTGCTGTGGTGTTGTGTGCGAACACTCACCTTTTGAAGGAATAGTGCTTGTGCAATGCACAGAATATCTACTGAGATACAT GAGAGGAAGCCCTTCTAAGCTTGTGAGGGCCGCTAGCATGAGTGAGCTTCCTGCCCCCAGACGACTTCGCTGGAAATGCTCACCAGATATCCAAACGTTCCTCATGGCCTCAGCAGACAAATTACAGAG ACTTGTGAAAAATCTGGACATGAACGTCAACACATTCACTGGTTATGGCAAAGAGTTCATCAAGAAACAGAAAATGAGCCCTGATGCTTATATTCAAGTTGCCCTCCAGTTTACATTTTACAG ATGTCATGGACATCTAGTGCCCACCTATGAAAGTGCATCAATACGCCGCTTTCAAGAAGGACGAGTTGACAACATTCGCTCCTCCACACCTGAGGCCTTGGCATTTGTGAAAGCTATGGCAAATAACTCCAAAATCGCT GATGCTGAGAAAATGGAGTTGCTTTGTTCAGCCATTAAAGCCCAAACCAATTACACAATTCTA GCAATCACTGGGATGGCAATAGACAATCACTTGTTGGGACTGCGAGAGATTGCCAAGGAGCTGAATCTAGAAAAGCCAGAGCTGTTTTCTGATACAACCTACACCACCAGCATTCACTTCATTCTCTCCACAAGCCAG GTTCCTACCACTGAAGAGATGTTCTGCTGCTACGGTCCTGTCGTCCCTAATGGCTACGGAGCCTGCTACAATCCTCAGACGGACCACATCCTCTTCTGCGTGTCAAGCTTCCATGACAGCGCCGAGACCAGCTCAGATTTGTTTGTGAAGACTCTTGAGGGGTGCCTAAAAGAAATGCAAGATCTATGTATAAAAAGCAACACTGAAGCTAATCCAAATGACACTAAAGAAAGGATGGACGGAACTACCAAGGTAACGAAGAATGGGAGAAAGTCTTAG
- the c13h10orf53 gene encoding UPF0728 protein C10orf53 homolog yields MPINSLVIVRYGPYESCAIVEHRTFRLDGLQALLKDDGHRCVLEKTDDWNIVELIVNGECVYTCNITDLEFGGDGRLDARCREAVDAVRNAY; encoded by the exons ATGCCTATTAATTCACTAGTAATAGTCAGGTATGGTCCGTACGAGTCGTGTGCTATTGTCGAGCATAGAACATTTCGCTTGGACGGTTTACAAG CGCTCCTAAAAGACGACGGCCACCGGTGTGTCCTGGAAAAAACGGATGACTGGAATATAGTAGAGCTCATTGTGAATGGAGAATGCGTTTACACGTGCAACATTACTGACCTTGAGTTTG GGGGTGATGGACGACTGGATGCTCGCTGCCGGGAGGCCGTTGACGCGGTGAGAAACGCGTACTGA
- the chata gene encoding choline O-acetyltransferase isoform X2 has product MYLSNRLALPVNSSPVMVFPKQNFRTQSDTLRFAAHLISGVLEYKSLIDGRALPVDYARGQLAGTPLCMDQYNKVFTSYRLPGPKMDTLVAQKSTVMPEPEHIIVACKNQFFVLDVVINFRRLNEKDLYTQLERIRKMADIEEERLPPIGLLTSDGRTQWAEARSVLIKDSTNRDSLDMIERCLCLVCLDEPSATELTDTNRALLMLHGGGADKNGGNRWYDKPMQFVIGADGCCGVVCEHSPFEGIVLVQCTEYLLRYMRGSPSKLVRAASMSELPAPRRLRWKCSPDIQTFLMASADKLQRLVKNLDMNVNTFTGYGKEFIKKQKMSPDAYIQVALQFTFYRCHGHLVPTYESASIRRFQEGRVDNIRSSTPEALAFVKAMANNSKIADAEKMELLCSAIKAQTNYTILAITGMAIDNHLLGLREIAKELNLEKPELFSDTTYTTSIHFILSTSQVPTTEEMFCCYGPVVPNGYGACYNPQTDHILFCVSSFHDSAETSSDLFVKTLEGCLKEMQDLCIKSNTEANPNDTKERMDGTTKVTKNGRKS; this is encoded by the exons ATGTATTTGAGCAACAGATTAGCACTACCGGTCAACTCCAGTCCTGTGATGGTCTTTCCCAAGCAGAACTTCAGGACTCAAAGTGACACCCTCAG ATTTGCTGCCCATCTTATTTCAGGTGTATTAGAGTATAAATCCCTTATAGATGG ACGTGCCCTCCCTGTAGACTATGCTCGTGGGCAGCTGGCCGGGACGCCTCTGTGTATGGATCAGTACAACAAGGTCTTCACCTCCTACCGTCTGCCGGGGCCAAAAATGGACACTTTAGTGGCTCAGAAGAGCACGGTTATGCCCGAACCCGAACACATAATAGTGGCTTGTAAGAATCAG TTTTTTGTTCTCGATGTGGTGATAAACTTTCGtcggttgaatgaaaaagaccTTTACACTCAACTGGAGCGAATCAGAAAGATGGCAGACATCGAAGAGGAGCGTCTGCCTCCGATCGGTCTTCTCACATCAGATGGCAGAACACAGTGGGCCGAAGCTCGCAGTGTGCTGATCAAAG ATTCTACCAACAGGGACTCTCTGGACATGATTGAGCGCTGtctgtgtctggtgtgtttgGACGAGCCGTCTGCCACTGAACTGACTGATACCAACCGAGCTTTACTGATGCTCCACGGAGGGGGGGCAGACAAAAATGGGGGCAATCGCTGGTATGACAAGCCCATGCAg TTTGTAATAGGTGCAGATGGGTGCTGTGGTGTTGTGTGCGAACACTCACCTTTTGAAGGAATAGTGCTTGTGCAATGCACAGAATATCTACTGAGATACAT GAGAGGAAGCCCTTCTAAGCTTGTGAGGGCCGCTAGCATGAGTGAGCTTCCTGCCCCCAGACGACTTCGCTGGAAATGCTCACCAGATATCCAAACGTTCCTCATGGCCTCAGCAGACAAATTACAGAG ACTTGTGAAAAATCTGGACATGAACGTCAACACATTCACTGGTTATGGCAAAGAGTTCATCAAGAAACAGAAAATGAGCCCTGATGCTTATATTCAAGTTGCCCTCCAGTTTACATTTTACAG ATGTCATGGACATCTAGTGCCCACCTATGAAAGTGCATCAATACGCCGCTTTCAAGAAGGACGAGTTGACAACATTCGCTCCTCCACACCTGAGGCCTTGGCATTTGTGAAAGCTATGGCAAATAACTCCAAAATCGCT GATGCTGAGAAAATGGAGTTGCTTTGTTCAGCCATTAAAGCCCAAACCAATTACACAATTCTA GCAATCACTGGGATGGCAATAGACAATCACTTGTTGGGACTGCGAGAGATTGCCAAGGAGCTGAATCTAGAAAAGCCAGAGCTGTTTTCTGATACAACCTACACCACCAGCATTCACTTCATTCTCTCCACAAGCCAG GTTCCTACCACTGAAGAGATGTTCTGCTGCTACGGTCCTGTCGTCCCTAATGGCTACGGAGCCTGCTACAATCCTCAGACGGACCACATCCTCTTCTGCGTGTCAAGCTTCCATGACAGCGCCGAGACCAGCTCAGATTTGTTTGTGAAGACTCTTGAGGGGTGCCTAAAAGAAATGCAAGATCTATGTATAAAAAGCAACACTGAAGCTAATCCAAATGACACTAAAGAAAGGATGGACGGAACTACCAAGGTAACGAAGAATGGGAGAAAGTCTTAG